The sequence TACCGTCTAAGTACCACTTCCGTGCTTTGGTCAACAGGTCCAGCTGCGTCTGGGTGGCGAACATCATGGGGGCGTTCTCCGGTCACATGGACATCTCCTCCCAAAATGGCTCCTTGAGGAACTCGTCATCAAACTAAAATTATGAGATATGATATCTATTCAGTGAAAAAAATCAGAACCTTTCCTTTTAGAAATACAAAATAAGATATAGAGTTTTCATGTTACTTAATGAATATCACTTCaatatcataaaatcataaagTTTTTACTGACAAAGCTTTTATTTTGGGGCAAGCACTGAGAGATgacaaaaatgctgtttttttttgatataaaacataCCTCGAAATCCAAGTTCTTTGGCTGTTTTGGGAGAACCCCCTCCCTGGCACGGTGCATTTTTCTGATGactgattttgtttttggtattCTGCTGTCTTTGGACCCAAACAATGACGTCATGGCTTCATCGACAAACATGGTCGGTCTGAGTTCTATATGTCGCACGGCCTCCTGCTTGGCCTGAAATACAAATTCGTTGTTAGGTTTCTTATATGGCAATATGTTGTATGCCAGTACAATCAAACAATCAAAATAGGTACAGAAAAACTCATAGTTCTgataaaaaaactataaactaaaaATACATACATCTCGTGCAAGAATggttaagtttcatagttctaggttcaaatatatcaaaagttgtgATATCCTGATGAAGGTTCATATTGAACTGAAACTAgtagatctacaaataaatagATCTACAGTTTAAACATATCAGGTGTTCAGGCGTGTTGtacctttactttatttattctttaataGTGGttttatatcaaaagttatgaagcaaacatttttagtatttatttataGTATCCTGTATACTTGATGGGCCAACAAAGTGGTGAATATGTTTATgaagttttaattaaatattcCCAATTATGATATCCGGTTTTTTCCTTACCTTTATGACGTAGGAGTGTCCATCTGATGTAACTAGCTTCGGTTTCTTACGAATGGTTCCTTCTTTGATGACGTCATAGGTAACCTCACCGGCATCTTCCAGAATTGTCTGAGACATTGGTCGTTCGTCAAGCGATCTGGAAATTTTATTAGCACAACTAAGAAAACTTACAGGCATAGTCACATATTTGTATTATTCTAGCACTTGATTTGATATTCTAGTTTCATTTTTTGCAATGTTTATCAATACGAGGTACACCGTATCACATTGTACAGATTGATTAGATACTccatttttatttggtaattaAAGCAGTGCTGATGAAAGTGAATGTGATTGTATGTCAGATCACATTCTATGCAAATATTATAATTCAAAACTCACTTACTGTTCAGCATACATGGTCGTGTCAGCAGAGCCGTGTCTGGAAATGTCAAACCCAGATGACAATGGTGATGGTGGTGACGGACCTAgtggtgatggtggtggtggGAACGTCCAGTTCTGAGGTAGCTGCAAAGCTGTAGGTGATGGAGGCGTAGGTGGTGGCGGCAGTGATAGAGCAGGTGATGGAGGCGTCGGTGGTGGCGGCAGTGATAGAGCAGGTGATGGAGGCGTCGGTGACTGTGGCGGCATCGTTACAGACTCTATGCTCACCTGTAGATGGAATGTCCCGTGCACTTGAGATGACTGTAAAAAATGGATGTACAATCAACTTATGATTATACCAAACATGAAGACAATAGAATTTATTTGCTGTGAATCAATATTGAACATAATATTTATGTGTCAGCTGTGACCACTTGTAGaagatttaatttcaaaatatatctctTCTAAGTAATCTTGATTATTTCATCCATGAaagataattaagaaataatcatGTCAGAACTAAATGGATAAGTATCTTACATCTATCATTGTAGAGTGCATGTCCTGAGAGATGTCCATGGGCATGGTACTGTTTGGATCACTTAACTCCTGGGCTGCCTCGGAACAGGGCGGACACACATGATTAAGTTTCTTCAGCCCCTTCTGGATAAGCCTGTAATCTCTACGGCTGATTCCTGAATTTATCATATGATAACAACATATAATTTTGGAAAAACAAGTGCAATATGTAATAATTTGAGTTTTACCCTTAATTGTAAGTTATTTTATACCAGGGTTGGCAAAACCCAGAGTTTTTAGCATATTGCCCAGCCCAGCACAgaacaaaacatatatttttaaaattattagatttgtacatagtacatcatcaaTATATACTTAATATTTGCATTACATATAGTATAACATCACTGTAACTGtatgataaattataataaaaaacagTTTACATAGAGGATGATCACAGATCATAGTTTACTAGACATGATagtatttctaatttttaaactttctttaacatattttgcaatttGTTAGTAGTAGTTTGCAACAGCTGAATAAGTTTGAACATCGATGGTCTTacgtaaaaatatttctttatatatctATTATGTAAATTCCTGTAACAaggacaaattaaaataaagtggtAACTCATCTAAGTAGACGGGGCCATTATTCTCAAAAGTGTGCAGAGGATTACAAAGATTGCAAAATGTAAAAGATTGTTTCACTGTGGTTAGTGCCAAAATGTTGAAATGTGTTTACTTTCCCATAAAGAATATTTGTTGTGTAAATACACCATAATTTTGTTAA is a genomic window of Mercenaria mercenaria strain notata chromosome 18, MADL_Memer_1, whole genome shotgun sequence containing:
- the LOC128546120 gene encoding putative Polycomb group protein ASXL3 gives rise to the protein MINSGISRRDYRLIQKGLKKLNHVCPPCSEAAQELSDPNSTMPMDISQDMHSTMIDSSQVHGTFHLQVSIESVTMPPQSPTPPSPALSLPPPPTPPSPALSLPPPPTPPSPTALQLPQNWTFPPPPSPLGPSPPSPLSSGFDISRHGSADTTMYAEQSLDERPMSQTILEDAGEVTYDVIKEGTIRKKPKLVTSDGHSYVIKAKQEAVRHIELRPTMFVDEAMTSLFGSKDSRIPKTKSVIRKMHRAREGVLPKQPKNLDFEFDDEFLKEPFWEEMSM